Proteins encoded in a region of the Tepidisphaeraceae bacterium genome:
- a CDS encoding Gfo/Idh/MocA family oxidoreductase, with the protein MAIKLGVIGCGAIAQRRHLPEAMAHSDVKIIAVADPKAGRAKEIGDKFGAEQAFEDWRKVIDADVDAVAVCTPNAVHAEQTLAALAAGKHVLVEKPMATTIADATKMVEAADKHGKFLMVGQNQRLMSAHVKAKQVLDRGDLGRVLAFRTAFKHPGPDGWSVDGAASWFFKPELAVMGVTGDLGVHKIDLMRWMLGQEITEIGGQIATIDKVDPATGKLIALDDNAFLTCRTSGGAVGAILISWTMYGSGFEDNWTVIYCEKGVLSIGNTPGYGVVVNYKNGNQELHKVGEMGSNTRQVSSGIMNMFAKSITTNTRPPIDGREGLASVKVILTAMKAAKEGRTLKVE; encoded by the coding sequence ATGGCGATCAAACTCGGCGTTATCGGTTGTGGGGCAATTGCACAGCGGCGTCACCTGCCGGAGGCGATGGCTCATTCGGACGTGAAGATCATCGCGGTGGCCGACCCGAAGGCCGGGCGGGCCAAGGAGATCGGCGACAAGTTCGGGGCCGAGCAGGCGTTTGAGGACTGGCGCAAGGTGATCGACGCGGATGTGGACGCGGTCGCCGTCTGCACGCCCAACGCCGTCCACGCCGAGCAGACGCTGGCCGCGCTGGCGGCGGGCAAGCACGTGCTGGTGGAAAAGCCGATGGCGACCACGATCGCCGACGCCACCAAGATGGTGGAGGCGGCCGACAAGCACGGCAAGTTCCTCATGGTCGGCCAGAACCAGCGCCTGATGAGCGCCCACGTGAAGGCCAAGCAGGTGCTGGACCGCGGCGACCTCGGCCGCGTGCTGGCGTTCCGAACCGCCTTCAAGCACCCCGGCCCTGACGGCTGGAGCGTCGACGGCGCCGCCAGCTGGTTCTTCAAGCCCGAACTGGCCGTCATGGGCGTCACCGGTGACCTGGGCGTGCACAAGATCGACCTGATGCGCTGGATGCTCGGCCAGGAGATCACCGAGATTGGCGGGCAGATCGCGACGATCGACAAGGTCGACCCCGCCACCGGCAAGCTTATCGCGCTCGACGACAACGCCTTCCTGACCTGCCGCACGAGCGGCGGGGCGGTCGGCGCGATTTTGATCAGCTGGACGATGTACGGCAGCGGCTTCGAGGACAACTGGACCGTCATCTACTGCGAGAAGGGCGTCCTGTCGATCGGCAACACGCCGGGCTACGGCGTGGTCGTGAACTACAAGAACGGCAACCAGGAACTGCACAAGGTCGGCGAGATGGGCAGCAACACCCGCCAGGTCAGCAGCGGCATCATGAACATGTTCGCCAAGTCCATCACCACCAACACCCGCCCCCCGATCGACGGCCGCGAAGGGCTGGCCTCGGTGAAGGTCATCCTGACCGCCATGAAGGCTGCCAAGGAAGGGCGGACGCTGAAGGTGGAGTAA
- a CDS encoding glycosyltransferase yields the protein MARRKNGNAAVKSSGGRGVKPPHPGSTRAATNNGASALHQTPPAQRPETAAPEVQPPAQPAPVAAAQTPSPESVNEHRAVTEPSSIPTPNPAVVDVVPPIESTADAALAGGASAGQLSPGVEEMVVPQDEGIEVSFAVIPEAAPPAPPAPGDTAINLPESEEAATAFDEPTEPAAVEPPAPVQLPPLLFEVAWEVCWQLGGIYTVLRSKAVAMQKRWGDRYCLIGPYNPQTAAFEFEETPIDAHLQPAIQALRDSGIPCHYGRWLIAGRPRVLLIDYRARYASLDIDKFVMWNDHGIGTLAADGEVNEVIAFGFATTEFFRHLSAAGLNRPILAHFHEWMGGVAVPRIAHLQLPVATVFTTHATLLGRYLASDNPEFYNNLPYINPEAEAQRYGIYPRYQIEKAAAHASTVFTTVSEVTDVEAEKLLGRKADAILPNGLNIQRFAAPHEFQHLHRQNKEKIHEFVMGHFFPSAPFDLDRTIYLFTSGRYEYRNKGFDLFLESLYRLNQRLREMPDRPTVVAFIVTKAQVRNINVGVLQNQSMFDDLKNWCAELERRMGHRLFMNAATGRIPKYEDLLNDDSIVRLKQSIAAWRSGRLPPVVTHDLVDDVNDPTLKHIRHRGLFNAPDDPVKIVFHPQFVTATSPLLNLDYENFVRGCHMGVFPSYYEPWGYTPMECIALGLPAVTSDLSGFGAYTQRHLEKGNSRVGDKGICVLNRRTKSFEETTANLADHLFNFCQLNRRQRIELRNATERLGELFDWSALVSHYHDAHEMALQRKGVEKPTGAIEVRFA from the coding sequence ATGGCGAGGCGAAAGAACGGTAACGCGGCGGTGAAGTCGAGCGGTGGTCGCGGCGTGAAACCCCCCCACCCTGGTTCCACCCGCGCAGCAACGAACAACGGCGCGTCGGCCCTCCATCAGACCCCACCGGCGCAGCGCCCCGAAACCGCCGCGCCCGAGGTTCAGCCGCCAGCGCAACCCGCGCCCGTCGCAGCGGCGCAGACGCCTTCGCCTGAGTCGGTCAACGAACATCGTGCTGTCACCGAGCCCTCGTCCATTCCCACGCCCAATCCCGCGGTCGTCGACGTCGTTCCACCGATCGAATCCACCGCGGACGCTGCGCTGGCGGGTGGCGCGTCGGCGGGCCAACTGTCGCCCGGGGTCGAGGAGATGGTCGTCCCGCAGGATGAGGGGATCGAGGTCTCGTTCGCGGTCATTCCCGAAGCAGCGCCGCCGGCGCCCCCCGCGCCGGGCGATACGGCCATTAACCTGCCCGAATCCGAGGAGGCCGCCACCGCGTTCGACGAGCCCACCGAACCCGCCGCCGTCGAACCGCCGGCGCCGGTGCAACTGCCGCCGCTATTGTTCGAGGTGGCGTGGGAGGTTTGCTGGCAGCTGGGCGGCATCTACACGGTGCTTCGCAGCAAGGCGGTGGCGATGCAGAAGCGGTGGGGCGACCGGTACTGCCTCATCGGTCCCTACAACCCCCAGACCGCTGCATTCGAGTTTGAAGAGACACCGATCGACGCGCACCTGCAACCGGCCATCCAGGCGCTGCGCGACAGCGGCATCCCATGCCATTACGGGCGCTGGTTGATCGCCGGCCGGCCGCGCGTGTTGCTGATCGATTACCGCGCGCGGTACGCGTCGCTCGACATCGACAAGTTCGTGATGTGGAACGACCACGGCATCGGCACGCTGGCGGCCGACGGCGAGGTGAACGAGGTGATCGCGTTCGGCTTCGCGACGACCGAGTTCTTTCGCCACCTCAGCGCCGCGGGGTTGAACCGCCCGATCTTGGCCCACTTCCACGAATGGATGGGCGGCGTCGCGGTGCCGCGCATCGCGCACCTGCAGTTGCCGGTCGCCACGGTCTTCACGACGCACGCGACGCTGCTGGGCCGCTATTTGGCCAGCGACAACCCCGAATTCTACAACAACCTGCCCTACATCAACCCCGAGGCCGAGGCGCAGCGGTACGGCATCTACCCGCGCTACCAGATCGAGAAGGCCGCCGCCCACGCCAGCACGGTCTTCACGACCGTCAGCGAGGTGACGGACGTGGAAGCCGAGAAGCTGCTGGGCCGCAAGGCCGACGCCATCCTGCCCAACGGCCTCAACATCCAGCGCTTCGCCGCCCCGCACGAGTTCCAGCACTTGCACCGGCAGAACAAGGAGAAGATCCACGAGTTCGTCATGGGCCACTTCTTCCCCTCGGCCCCGTTCGACCTCGATCGCACGATCTACCTCTTCACCAGCGGGCGCTACGAGTATCGCAACAAGGGCTTCGATCTCTTCCTGGAATCGCTCTACCGCCTGAACCAGCGCTTGCGCGAGATGCCCGACCGGCCGACCGTGGTGGCGTTCATCGTCACCAAGGCGCAGGTGCGCAACATCAACGTCGGCGTGCTGCAGAACCAGTCGATGTTCGACGATCTGAAGAACTGGTGCGCCGAGCTCGAACGCCGCATGGGCCACCGGCTGTTCATGAACGCCGCCACCGGGCGCATCCCCAAGTACGAGGACTTGCTCAACGACGACTCGATCGTGCGCCTGAAGCAGTCGATCGCCGCGTGGCGCAGCGGGCGGTTGCCGCCCGTGGTCACGCACGACCTCGTCGATGACGTGAACGACCCGACCTTAAAGCACATTCGCCACCGCGGGCTGTTCAACGCGCCGGACGACCCGGTGAAGATAGTCTTCCACCCGCAGTTCGTCACCGCCACCAGCCCGCTGTTGAATTTGGACTACGAGAACTTCGTGCGCGGCTGTCACATGGGCGTCTTCCCGAGCTACTACGAACCCTGGGGCTACACGCCCATGGAGTGCATCGCGCTCGGCCTGCCCGCTGTCACGTCCGACCTCAGCGGCTTCGGGGCCTACACGCAGCGGCACCTGGAAAAGGGCAACAGCCGCGTGGGCGACAAGGGCATCTGCGTGCTGAACCGCCGGACCAAGAGCTTCGAGGAGACGACCGCCAACCTGGCCGACCATCTGTTCAACTTCTGCCAACTGAACCGCCGCCAGCGCATCGAACTGCGCAACGCCACCGAACGCCTCGGCGAACTGTTCGACTGGTCCGCCCTGGTCAGCCACTACCACGACGCCCACGAGATGGCCCTGCAACGCAAGGGTGTCGAGAAGCCGACGGGGGCGATCGAGGTAAGGTTCGCGTGA